Proteins encoded in a region of the Mercenaria mercenaria strain notata chromosome 1, MADL_Memer_1, whole genome shotgun sequence genome:
- the LOC123545257 gene encoding uncharacterized protein K02A2.6-like: MRPKRLIFGAKASQDLFDEAMFRIFGDIPFCLNQRDDILIGGINMEEHNRTLEAVLQRAKDFGITFNKQKCQFGVKDLEFYGYRFTSDGLKPTYEKVRAVKECKAPESREEVRSFLGMIGYLSKFIPRYAVLTAPLRRLTRKEIPFSWGPEEENAFQTLKNSITNENTMAFFNPRKPIIVRTEASFHEGLSAGLFQKTNKGLQPIHYISRSMSQAEKRYSQTEKDALAVKWAKTRFSIYLLGAPRFKIITSHKPLIPMFNKACAKLPPRIEKWIMEMQDVDFELVYEPGKDEADPIGYLSQHPLSETEPDDTDHTIKMIVDNEHGPMLERVKSATSKDDILQDVLDRMRRNDWKMHKKRPEIKPYYLVRHDLYRSQGMILRNRQIVVPEKLQNVVVKAAHSMGHFGITETKQMLRTKYWFPCLNGLVEDAISRCYHCQISTVEQKQEPIKPSEIPETEWHTVSMDFGGPYPDGHYNLVIIDKRTRYLVVEQTRSTSGRVTCEKLRGIFATYGVPARLESDNGPPFNSVEFKEFSQEMGFYHHRVTPEHPRANGEAERFMKVLNKTEKIAHIEKRSSYSAIQQMLMGYRSTPHPATGYSPYEAMMKRSVRTLLDHFPSIKPNIETMEKEITTKDREYKKKWEKQQRKTPNGQDGQEAPV, encoded by the coding sequence ATGAGGCCGAAAAGACTGATATTTGGGGCAAAAGCATCACAGGATTTATTCGACGAAGCGATGTTCCGAATATTTGGGGATATTCCTTTCTGTCTTAACCAGAGAGATGACATACTGATTGGTGGCATCAACATGGAAGAGCACAACAGAACACTAGAAGCAGTACTACAGAGAGCAAAAGATTTTGGCATAACATTCAACAAACAGAAATGTCAATTTGGAGTGAAAGATTTGGAATTTTACGGCTACAGATTCACAAGCGATGGACTAAAACCTACTTATGAGAAAGTCAGGGCAGTCAAAGAATGTAAAGCACCAGAATCAAGAGAAGAGGTTCGAAGTTTCCTAGGTATGATAGGTTACCTTTCAAAATTCATTCCGAGATATGCAGTACTTACAGCACCGTTGCGAAGGTTAACGAGGAAAGAAATTCCGTTCTCGTGGGGACCTGAAGAAGAGAACGCATTCCAGACACTGAAAAACAGCATAACGAATGAAAACACGATGGCATTCTTCAACCCAAGAAAACCGATAATAGTCCGCACTGAAGCTAGCTTTCATGAAGGACTGTCAGCTGGACTGTTCCAGAAGACAAACAAGGGACTGCAACCTATACACTATATCagcaggtcaatgtcacaggcaGAAAAAAGATACAGCCAAACTGAGAAAGATGCTTTGGCTGTGAAATGGGCTAAAACGAGATTCAGTATATATCTTCTCGGAGCACCAAGATTCAAGATAATTACGTCTCACAAGCCGTTAATACCAATGTTCAACAAAGCATGTGCTAAATTACCACCACGAATCGAAAAATGGATCATGGAGATGCAAGATGTGGACTTTGAATTAGTATATGAGCCAGGCAAGGACGAAGCAGATCCAATTGGCTATTTATCGCAACATCCACTCAGTGAAACAGAACCCGATGATACAGATCATACGATCAAGATGATAGTTGACAATGAACATGGGCCGATGCTTGAACGAGTAAAGTCTGCTACATCAAAAGACGACATTCTTCAAGATGTGTTAGACCGCATGAGACGAAATGACTGGAAAATGCACAAGAAGCGACCAGAAATAAAACCATACTATTTGGTAAGACATGACCTTTATCGCTCCCAAGGAATGATACTACGCAACAGACAGATAGTTGTACCTGAGAAACTACAGAATGTGGTTGTCAAAGCAGCTCATAGTATGGGTCATTTCGGCATAACTGAGACAAAGCAGATGTTGAGAACTAAATATTGGTTTCCGTGTTTAAACGGTCTGGTTGAGGATGCAATCTCCAGATGTTATCACTGTCAGATTTCCACTGTTGAGCAGAAACAAGAACCTATCAAACCATCAGAGATACCAGAGACAGAGTGGCATACAGTATCCATGGATTTCGGTGGACCATATCCAGATGGTCACTATAATTTAGTGATTATTGATAAAAGAACGAGATATCTGGTGGTTGAGCAAACTAGATCCACATCAGGCCGAGTAACATGTGAGAAATTACGTGGAATATTCGCGACGTACGGAGTTCCAGCGAGGTTAGAGTCAGATAACGGACCGCCGTTCAATTCTGTGGAATTCAAAGAATTCTCCCAAGAAATGGGGTTTTACCACCATAGAGTAACACCTGAGCATCCACGTGCAAACGGAGAAGCTGAACGTTTCATGAAAGTACTGAACAAAACAGAGAAAATAGCTCACATTGAAAAAAGATCCAGCTATTCTGCAATACAACAAATGCTTATGGGTTATAGATCTACACCTCATCCAGCAACAGGCTATTCTCCATATGAAGCCATGATGAAAAGAAGCGTCAGAACACTGCTTGATCATTTTCCAAGCATCAAACCAAATATAGAAACAATGGAGAaagaaataacaacaaaagaCAGAGAGTACAAAAAGAAATGGGAGAAACAACAAAGAAAGACACCCAATGGTCAAGATGGTCAAGAAGCACCAGTTTAA